The sequence below is a genomic window from Limnothrix sp. FACHB-406.
GAGGGAGCGAACCTGAAAGGCGCGATCTTTGCCCCAACCAACGCAGCCCCGGCCGGCGGGTTTGTGGGGCGCACTGACAGCGAAAAACCCTCCGCCCTGGTAAAGGGGGCGGACTTCAGCCAAGCCAAAAATCTGGATCCTCGCCAGTTAGCCTATCTCTGCACCCAAGGGGCCATCCACCCCCAATGTCCCCAATAGATTGGCAACCATCGTTCTAGGGGTTGAGGGCGTGGGTTTGCCAACCGTCGGGGGTGCGATCGAACCCGGTGCGATTTTGCGGCTCCCCCTTCAGCTCCAACCAATCCACCCGCTCAGGGATGAGCCACAACAGCACAAAGGTCTCCAGCGGCGCGATCGGATTCGGCGGCGGCGGCGCAAAGGCGGCAGGGTCAACCGTGCGATCGCCCCGAGGATTGGGCCAAGCAAATTGCAATCGGGCCGCATCCGAAAGGTTTTGCCACAGGCGCGATCGCTCGGCCTGTTCCGTGGGGTCGGGCGTGGTGGCCAGCACCGCCCGCAAGGTTCCGGCAATCCGAAATTGCTCGCGCGTTTTGGGAAAGTACCAACAGGCTTCCGCGCGGGGATTCGTAGCCAATTGCGGCATCTTTTCGCTGCGGCTGTCCGTGATCACCGTGAGCCAATCCGTGCGATCGCGAAATCCCCGAAAGACCACCGTTCGGTTCGCGGGACTGCCATCAGGGCGCACCGTGGCCAACTGCAAATAGCGGGCATAGATCAGCGATCGGTTGCGGTGCAAGGCTCGCGACAAGGGCGATCGCCAAGGGGCCAAATCAGGGGATGGGGGCGTTGGGGAGTTTGAGGGTTGGGAGTTTGAGATTTCGGGATTTGAGATTGGGGAATCTGAAGCTGGGATCATAGCCGTTGCAACGAGAGGATAGGGGCGATCGGGCGGAATCCTGGGGCGATCGATTGCGATCCCCCTAAGCCACCCCAAGACAGCAGCACCGATCCCATCACCCGCGATCGATCTAACTCATTGCCCACCGCCGAAACCGTCGTTCCCTTAGTGGCGTTATAGATCGCATAGCGACCATTATTCAGAATGCGATTCTCGCCGGGGCTGAAGGCCGTGCCCAAATCCGGCTGCGCGCGATCGATCATCACCAACCCATCGTTACTGTTGCCTTCAATTTGGTTACGGCGCAGCAGCGGTTGGGCCTGATTAGAAATCACCACCCCATCTCGGTTTTGGGTAATTTGATTATCTTGAATCACCGGGCTGGCATTGCCCCCGATCGCCAGGCCAAACCCCGTTGCCTGAAACCGGTTTTCGCGCACAATTCCCCCCGCATCACGGGTGATGGACAGGCCATTGCCGCCGTTGTTTTGGAACCAATTTCGCAGAATTTGCGGTTGGGCCCGCCCCGTCACGAAAATGCCGTCGCGATGGTTGTTCAAAAGGCGGTTGTTGGCAATCACGGGCGTGGCTCCGTCGCTTTCCACCCAAATGCCCGTACCGCGTGGCACAGGATTGCTGACCGTGACCCCCAACACCGACCCGCTCCCCGTCAGGGCGATCGCCACGGCCTGTTGAGAAAAACTGCGACTGCTGAAGCCGCCGGCCCCTTGAATGACCACCGCTTGGCCCTGGCCGTCCAGATCGCCGCTGAGGGTCACCCCATCGGGCACACGCAGGGGAAACTGCTCGCCTAATTCCGCACTGTAGCGGCCCGGAGACAGACGAATGGTGACCCCATTGCTGTATTGACTGGCATGGTCAAGGGCGCTGGTGATGGTGCGGAAGCTGCCGCGGCCCGATCGAGCGGCCGCATCATTACCTTGGGGATCCACCGTTAACACCACGCCGGAACGGGCAGGCGGCTGAAACGGCCCGCCTAATGTCCCAATCGCCCCGACCAACAGCCCCAGCCCGATCGCCCGAACAGCCCGACCCGACCAGCAACGGGAAAAATGGCGCAGTGGCAGACCCATGAGATCACGCTCTGATCAAAACTAGGCTGCATTTTAAGCTGAATTGCGGGGCGATCGAGCCGGTCAGCCCAGCGGATGCGGTAGGATGGCAACACCAACTTTGTTGCAATTCCGTTACAAAATCTCGCCTCGATCGCTCGATTTAACGGCCCTTCCAACCCTGCCCTGCAAACCATGATTTACAGCAATCCCCACAGCACGCAATTCGTTCTGGTTACCCTGTTCTTTGCCCTGGCCTTTGGGCAAATTTTTAAGAACATGCTGGAATTTCAGGTGAACCGCTGGTATGAAAACCGCCGCACCCAGCCCACCGTGGAATATAAAAAGCCCCAAATGCGCATCGCCTACTTGGGTTTGGCGGTGTTCACCTTTTTGTGCATGGGCGAAAGCTTGAAGGTTTTGGGATTTTTCACCCTGTTGGCCTATGGGGTGAGCCTGTTGGTGGTGGTTCCCACGGCGATTTTCATTTGGCTGCAAATGGGATCGATGTTTAGCCTGATGGTGAAGGGAGGTTCCGCCGCGATCGACATTGAATCGAATTATGGTCTGTCGGCAGAACAGATCAAGATGAAGAATCAGTAGCTTGAATTTAGGCCGCCCGATCGATTCGATCGCCCGATCAATTGCGGCCAAAATTCTGCGGGTCTTGATTTCAATCCCCCCATCGATCAAGATTTGCTTTAACAAGATTTGCTCTAATCAGATTCCCGCGCACCGCATCAAAGAGCGCAAGCTCCATCAAAAAAGTACAAACAAAAAGCACAAAAGCACAAAACAAACCGATGAGTAAAAAGTGGACTTGGTACATCAAAGCCCAAGCGGGTGTCTTGCTGTTTCCCTTGGGTCTTTGTTTATTTGGGGAAGCGGTAACGCGCCGCATTAACGGCGATTCTTGGTTTTGGTGGGGCACGATCGCCCTAGCGGTGATTAATGCCGGTGTGGGGTTGATGATTGAAAGCGGCCTGATTGGCGGCTTTCCCCGCGACCAAAAACCCAATGAATAAATGAATAATTGGGGTCAAATCAATCAAAATGATCTGTGATCCCGCGATTGGATGATCCAGACATTTGCCCCTTAAACCAACCATTGACCGATCGAGGCGATCGCCCAGTCAACGCGATCGCCCATGGAAATTGACCCGCTCGATCGCCCCGTTCGATCAATCGGCTAGCGGGTTGATCGAACAGGTTGATCAATGGCCTATGGCACTATTGCACCCAGCCGATCGCCCCAGACAGGTCAGCCCCACGGGTCACGACCCCGTCTAAGGCAGCTCCGGTGAAATTGGTGTTGCGGGTCACGATGCTTCGCAAGTCCGCCTGAACCAGATAGGCACGATCAAATCGGGCATCGGTGAGCACAGCCCCTTGCATCACGGCCCCGCCCATCTTGGCCTGTTGCAGATTCGTGCCAATCAGGCGTGCTTGCCGAAACACCGCCAAGCTGAGACCCGCCCGCTGAAGATTTGCCTTGCTGAGGTCAGCTTGGGTGAAGTCAGCTCCCGTGGCGATCGCGCTGCGGAGGTTCGTTTCCAAAAACCGCGCCCCCACCGCTTTCACACTGCTGAGGTTGGCTTCCTCCAAGTTGGTTTGCCGCAGGCCCGCCCCCAACAACAGAGCATTGGCGAAGTTGGCTTGAAACCCGTCCGCGCCGCCCAGCTTGGCTTGGGAGAGATTGGCCCCTTCAAAATTCGCCATCACCAGGTTTGCCCCCAGCAGGGTGGCTCCCGTCAGGCTCGATCGCACCAATTTGCTCGATCGCAACTGAGCATCGGACAAATCCGCCCCATCCAACTGGGCAAACCGCAGATCGGCCCCCTGCAAGTTCGCTTCCTTCAGGCGACTGGCCACCAACAGGCTCTGCACCAAACTGGCGCGGGTCAGGGTGGCCCCTCGAAAGTTCGCTTCCCGCAGGCGGGCCTTGTCCAACACCGCTTCCGTGAGGTTAGCCCGCTGGAACTTGGCCCCACGCATCCGCGCATCGGTCAGGGTGGCCCCGCTCAAATCCGCATCCCGAAACTGGGCTTCTTGGCCGGCAATGCCATCGAGCCGGGCCCCGCGCAGGTTAGCCCCGTTCAAAACCGCTGCCGTCAGTGTGGCCCGCTGTAAGTCAAC
It includes:
- a CDS encoding Npun_F5749 family FMN-dependent PPOX-type flavoprotein, coding for MAPWRSPLSRALHRNRSLIYARYLQLATVRPDGSPANRTVVFRGFRDRTDWLTVITDSRSEKMPQLATNPRAEACWYFPKTREQFRIAGTLRAVLATTPDPTEQAERSRLWQNLSDAARLQFAWPNPRGDRTVDPAAFAPPPPNPIAPLETFVLLWLIPERVDWLELKGEPQNRTGFDRTPDGWQTHALNP
- a CDS encoding DUF1565 domain-containing protein; its protein translation is MGLPLRHFSRCWSGRAVRAIGLGLLVGAIGTLGGPFQPPARSGVVLTVDPQGNDAAARSGRGSFRTITSALDHASQYSNGVTIRLSPGRYSAELGEQFPLRVPDGVTLSGDLDGQGQAVVIQGAGGFSSRSFSQQAVAIALTGSGSVLGVTVSNPVPRGTGIWVESDGATPVIANNRLLNNHRDGIFVTGRAQPQILRNWFQNNGGNGLSITRDAGGIVRENRFQATGFGLAIGGNASPVIQDNQITQNRDGVVISNQAQPLLRRNQIEGNSNDGLVMIDRAQPDLGTAFSPGENRILNNGRYAIYNATKGTTVSAVGNELDRSRVMGSVLLSWGGLGGSQSIAPGFRPIAPILSLQRL
- a CDS encoding pentapeptide repeat-containing protein → MRFTTAANSLGRSGLIFGAIGLGLGLGAQPLAAAPSNQLTPLQRLQTTRTCVECDLSGVDLSGLDLRGVDLQRATLTAAVLNGANLRGARLDGIAGQEAQFRDADLSGATLTDARMRGAKFQRANLTEAVLDKARLREANFRGATLTRASLVQSLLVASRLKEANLQGADLRFAQLDGADLSDAQLRSSKLVRSSLTGATLLGANLVMANFEGANLSQAKLGGADGFQANFANALLLGAGLRQTNLEEANLSSVKAVGARFLETNLRSAIATGADFTQADLSKANLQRAGLSLAVFRQARLIGTNLQQAKMGGAVMQGAVLTDARFDRAYLVQADLRSIVTRNTNFTGAALDGVVTRGADLSGAIGWVQ